The window AGTATAAACTTGCCACTACCACCTTATGCACGTATATATACCACAGCAGAACAAACCAGACTTTTGTTACGTGCTGAACATGAAGTGTTCTGTCTTGGGGGCTTTTGCATCCTGCCAAGACATTCTGAATTAGCAGCTGGTTTGTTTTAATCCTGACAGTGCAGTCAAAAGGGCATCATTAGCTCCATGGTAGGAAAGAAGATGGAGAGCCTAGGGTGGAAATCAAACCCTGAAGCAAACACACATCCCTGTGGCCAGCCAGATCCAGAGACCAGCTGCTGCTAAAATGTTGTGACAGAGCTGATGGTGGCCCAGAGTGTTTTCTGGGAGGAGAAGACTTATTTTTGATAAATCAGTCCGGAGATGGGCAGTCAAAGAATGACCTAGAGACATGTGGGTGTGGGAGCACCTATTGCATGGACTTGGAAGCAGGGGCATCATGAGAATTGCAACCAAGCTGGGGAAGAGTGATGAGTTGCAAGATGTGAAATTACAGGGCAATCTAAGGAATACCACTCAATTTTCCCTGGGCAATGGCATCCCTCTTTGGAAGAACATACGAGGACAAATCCCAGCTGGTTGGCACTAGGTGTTTTGTGTTCTGGGCAGGAATATACGACTGTAGTGATACACAGCATCTTTTGAACATGTGGAACCACAGACTCATACAATATTgtgagttgaaagggacccacaaggatcaccaagtcctGTTCCTAGCTCCACACCAACTGAATACCTTGCTGTGTCCAGTCTCTTGGGACATTCCTAGTGGGCTTGATACAGTTGTCCTGCTCGGTAGGAAACCTGCTGTGAGTAACCAGCCTAAACTGGCAACCCTGTTGGgcatctccagaaaaaaaaataacaagtggaaagagaagcagaagagaaatgtcGATTAAAAAGAGGGCAAGTGAGAGCACAAACAATTCTCACGGATTAAATCTTGATTTGAAAGGCAAGTAATGTCAGCAGTCAGCCAAGCTGCGCATGGAGGCACACTGCATGACTTTGCAGTAGATGGGACAGATGGGCAGAAGAGGCATTGAGAGACCTGCTGGAGTCCAGAGCTCCACCACAAGACCCTGTTCTTGATTTTGCATCAACACTTAATGTGGAGGCACCTATAGTGGAGGGTGGGCTGTAAAACTCCTTCTTGAACCTCTACCAGTACAACTTTCTGTTCAAACACCTGACCCCCATGGAGCAGAAGTCATATACATCATCTTTCTGTTGATGCAAGTTTGATGGGCAACAGAGTTGGTCAAGTGCAAAGACAAATGCAGAAAGACAAGCCCCACCAGTACATAAACACAAAAAGATGCCTTAAAGCCCAAATACCCGAAGAAATTACaccaaaataaagaaaccagtcttgtatatatattttttaaaaaagatacatcacttttagtatatttttttcaagcttgCTGGACATCATACTGAAGCACTGTAAAGCTGtcagagaaattatatttttttttctgttgtcaaCCAAAGCGTGCTTTTATGGAGTCAGCCACAAATTATGAACACACATCACTTGTCTGAGAATGAATTACAGTACACCCTAATAAACATATTCATCTTTGCTCACTGGTTATCCCTCTGATGAGGACGGCATCGGATTTTCCTATCCAACCATAAAGGAAACTGCATGTTCATTCGTGTTTCATCCTGCAAGTGTGCCTCTTTCATGTGCTGCAGTGCTACAGTGTGAGGGGAAAGAGGGTCATTGGTGTTTCTGCTCTGACGTGCAAACCTGGACATGAGCTCAGTGTGAAGACTGCATTTACATCGGTGGAAAAAGTTCGTATAAGCTGGGATGGCATGAGTGCTTGGATCTACAATGGATCCTATAGCTGCTGTTGTATCTGGTAGAGACGTGCAGTCAGCATCATCTTTACATGGTGTATTGTGTGCTTTCCACCGACCTTAGAGCCCTTTTAGAAGGTGGAGAGCCACAGTCCTTATCAAGTCTTTTTGTTTGGCTGGGGGGTTGCTTTTTCttacctctctctctctctctttttttttttaacagatggggaaactgaggcacagaaaggTGGTGTGAATTTGCCCACAGCTGGTGGTCGACCTTGGAACCCCCGgtctctctctcagctgctcaATTCCCACCTGGGACATGGTGGAAAGGCTACTTGCTTGATTCTCTTGAGGAGAACTGCATCTCCTCctggagagaggggaaaagtgTCGCTCTCAGTGGCAATGTCTGGCAGAGGGCCACAGCACCCATGGTTTCTGCCAGCCCCTAGAGACAGGAGAAGCAAGGAACCTGAAATGGAAGGGCAGGAGTTCGTTGGTCAGGCACTGAGTTGGAGGACACGGCTCTACAGGATGCACTCGTGTCTCTCTGTGGCTTTCAGGGCCTCGTGCATGCTGGCGGCGGAGAGTCTCCTGTTGATGTTCCTGTACCTGCACCTCAGGAGGTTCCAGAAAGTAGTCCTCAAGTCTCGGTTAAAGAAAGCATAAATTAAGGGGTTGATGAGGGAGTTGGTGTATCCCAACCAGAGCAGAGTCCTCTCCAGCCGCAGGGGCAGGCAGCTGCAGTGTATACCGCAGATAAAAGGCCGAGCTGTTGACATAAGGAAGAACGGAAGccaacaaaatgtaaaagcCCCCAAGATTATACCAAGGGTCCTGGCTGCTTTTTGTTCCCGTTTGAAGATGGAAATATTCTTCCGGTCTTGCCGGAGCAGTTTGGAGAGCGTGGCACATTCCTCCACCGCCTTGGTGCGCTTGGAGCTGGGGTGACCACGGCTGGAGGCCTCCAGGCAGTAGACACCCTCCTCTTCGTAGTGCTTGGGGAAGTTCATGAAGCGGTGCTTCTCAGCGCTCACCTTGGCAGCTTTGTAGATCTGGCTGTACATGACGAGCATGACCGCCATGGGGATGTAGAAGGCAACCCCTGTGGAGTAGACCGTGTACCCAAAGTCTTGGCTGATCAGACAGACTCTTTCCACGGTGACGTTCTTAGCCCAGCCAAATAGAGGAGGAAGTGTGATGGAGGCGGACAGGAGCCAAACGATGAAGACCATCTTGGCCATCAGCTTCCCGTTTTGTCTCACGGGATACGTCAGTGGCCGAGTGATCCCCAGATACCTGGAAGAAGAAGAGTTGCAAAGCTCAGCAGGGTTTCAAGCCATGAGAacttctcatagaatcacagagtcattaagtttgaaaaagatctctaagatcatctagtccagctgctCACCTGCCACCATTATTGCCCACTAAGCCATATCCCTATGTACCATAACTATACGTTTTGGTTGGTGTTGGGTGATTTTCATTCCTAAGTAGCTTTTAATGCTCTGTCACAGGAGAATTTCAGCCTGGAGAGAGAGTAAGATATGAACTTCCCAAATGAAAACGTTCCCAGGGAGCGGCAGTATCTTCTGTGAAACTTATTTCACACCCCTTCAGCTCTCTTGCCTAAAAACCCCTTTTCAGCTAttccttgctgctttcttgCAGCCTCCCCATGCATGACACAAGAAGCCGTTGAATTTATGAGCACAATCTGGGATCCACGTGGTTTCCTCGgggataaaaataaagcttagTTTTCTACCAGAGGTAGTACAGAGAATATGCAACAAATTCCAGCAGTAagatgtagaatcatagaatagcttgagttggaagggactcttaaaggccatcagtctcagtccctgcagtgaacagggacacccacagctccatcaggtgctcagagccctgtcctgcctgaccttgaatgtctccaaggagaGGGGTGGTCCAATGAATTGAGGTCCTAATGGGAGACACCAAAAGCACGTGGTGACCCGTGGATACACACATCTTAGTGGCTGGAGTTATGAGTTATCGTATCAACCACCAGCTCCTGGATCGACAACAACATGTGATATTGAAACATTCCCAGTGTTGAGGGGGTTTGTATGACTAAGAAATTGTGTCAACTGTTAGTCAGGAAATCGCAGTCGTACAAATCAGTAGGGAGTTAGCCACTGTCAGCTAGCGTTCTCACTGAAAATCTTTGGCTTCCTATTCAGCCCCAACAAGTGCAGCAAAACCCTCCAGCTGTCGTATGGATTTCTTTCAGGTTACAGTCTCCTTTGTTCAAGTCCTGCCCTGGAGCTTGTAAGCATTTTTAGGCAGGCTCAAGTCACCTCTTAATTGTCTTGGATAAACTGGGTCAGGCTGGAAAGGAGGTGAGAATGGAAGCTGTATGGGCAGctttttcctgaaagcttttCCAGGGAAgaatggactttttttttttttggtcaaaaagGAGAATTTCTGCGGAGAATTGTACCCTTGATGTaccattatttctttctgacaCTCAAACTGCCTCACTGTAGGTGTTAGCAGGTTGTTCTTCCCCgattctcttcccttctccaaatCCTCCCCCGAGAgtggaaaaagacagaaataaaaaataatccaatTCTCCCTTCCCTCACCAGAGCCAAATAAATTCAAAGCCCAAAGTATTCTCCTCTGAATTCCAAATAAAATGAGTTTTACATCATTCACTAGAttgttcttttcctattttcctctgtattttcctCAGCTGGCCTTAGTTGCAAAAAATAAGCCAAACCTTACACAACCACCTACGCTGCTGAATGCCTAGCACTTGCACAGGCTGAAGGATGATGCTCATAGGCACAAACTCAATGCAGCCTCTCAGGAAAGTACTTCTAACCCCATCATCCTATGAGAACCTGTCCgctcattgcagaggagttggactaaatgatctctaaggtcccttccaactcaaatgattctatgtttctatgtaTTGAGGAGAATGAGATCTGATGGGAAAAGGATGGGCAACAGGACTGGttttggaggtgttcaagaaccgtggagatgtggcactgagggacatggttataGGTATGGTGGgtgtgggttggggttggacttggggatctgagaggtcttttccagccttaatggcTCTATGATGCTAACAAACATCCCTCCTGCTGTAGGAGCCAGCTGCAAACTGGATATCCCTGGAGCTAGGGGAAAACCATGCCCCGCTGCTGCATCCCCAAATCCAGTGCCAACAAATCACTCCTCTGCATATCCTGGCCAAGAACTTTGAGCTCTAATATATGCTGTGCTGCGTGATATCCTTTGTTATGCTATTACAAATTTTCTTTAGAAGCTGACCCGCTCGGGATTTGCTGGAACTTCAAGGAATTTACAGGCTAGGCAAGCAAAACGCACAGTGACAAGATTTGAAAGGCAGGCAAAGCCGACGCGTCTCAACTGCGGGTGCCTTGTGCCATCTCTTATGCGGAGGAAACGGGGCCGTTCTGAGGTCTTTGCTGATGGCTGCGATGAGAGCAGGGAGACCTCGAAATAGGGCAGCATCTGccgcagagcagagcagagacaggCACTGAAATTCAAATCAAATTCCCTTGCTTTGATTCATTTTCACGTGTGCGTCTGTGTTGTTGTTAATCACGTTTAGTGGGAATGAAGAATAAAGGGCAGTTCCCGGAACAGGGATTTCCTTGTGATTTGTGTGACTTTGCTGTTCCATtagctgctccagccccctggACTTGGACACTTTGGTGCATTCATTTCATGCTCAGTGGCAGCCACTGGATCCTTACATCAGAGATTAAGTAataaagagaagggaaagctcCCCAAGGTGCCCCCTATCtccatgctgcagctgctggatggGGAGAAGACAAAATTGCATTCACTTGGGTCATTCGGTAGGAGAAGAAGGAATTGTTTCAAGTTGTGcaaggggaggttcaggttgggtattatGAAACGTTTATCTTTTGGAAGAGTGGCCGGCcatgggaacaggctgcccaggggggcAGTGgattcaccatccctgggggtgttcaggaaccatggagatgtggcactgagggacacggtcagtgggcatggtggagatgggttggggttggacttggtcttggaggtcttctcccactttaatgattctatgattttaactGAGCCCAAATGAGTCCAGAGTGGGGGTTTCCTGCACCCCGCTGTTTTACCACATCCCATGCCTTCTTTTTGGCCAAATTCAAGACTCCAGGATGACGCTTTGCCTGCCCCATCCTGCTAAGGGAGAAGGGACCTCCAGGTGTAGGACAGTGGGCAGCTGGAGGTTGTGGCTTCACGTGTCCATCCCCAGAGCATCCATGGGAGCTACCCATCTTGCTGGAGATGCACCACAGGGACCTCTCTGGCCAGGGATGTGTTCGGATGAAGCACAAGGGAAAAGCAATCCAGCAAAATGCTGTGCAAGTTTCACCCCACCAACACGTtcccatagaatcattaaggttgggaaagaccactgagatcgttaagtccaaccatcaaccatCACCCAGGCTCATATTAAACTTTCAAGAAGCATCCCTTCCACTGAGGACAATACCAATTTGGAGCACATCATCTGGTTTGGGGGAGAAAACACCAGGAAGAGGGGAGAGCCCCACAGGACTGCCTGGAAATGGCTGGGTATTTCATCCTCTGTTCCTCCACGAGgaaaatttaaagcattttgagGGGCTTAATTTATCCAcagcttggatttttttttacacagatCTTCATCAAAAGCTGAACATCCAAAAgactttttgtttaattttttttttttttttttgtaataatgaaTCTATAGCTTTGGCAGGCATTTATATAAGAGAAATGTAGGGGAAAGATGGATGTTTCCAGcgtttttcatttttgatttaaaggaaaatcaatCAAACGTCGCTTCAGACAAGATTCGTTCTACCAGCCTCAATCAAGAGGCTTTTAGAAAGCGCTCTGCATTAATAATCAATAATAGCAGCCTACATTTTAATAGTAGCCATCATCTTGGGCAAACCTAGCATCTTTTATATCTAAGCTAAGCAAAATGTGAGGACACTTCAGCCATCAATAAAAAGGCAGAACCAGgcagctgcccagcagtgctgacCAATTCAGCATAGAGGAAGAATTTATGTGCCCTAGGACATGCCAAGGGAAGGAAGCACAGGTGCTGTCCTTTTTTCttgcagggaaggagaagcagctttGGTAAAAATTACAGTTAACCCCTCACTGGACAATGCTTTCATCTCTTTTAGAGCGAGGGTTTCAGTCTCTCTGCAAGCTCAGCAATCCTTCTGCTTCAGCCCTGCTTTGCGTTAGTATAGAATATCAGTATGGAGGATGAAACGTGATCTTTGGAGCTGTTTCCCTCAGGGGTTAAGCCCCAAATCCCACCCATCCCAAGGTTCTGCATCCATGCTCTCCCTCCATCCACCTCCATCAGGTGCCTGATGGGAATGGAGCAAATAGAGCAGACGATGACTTGATGAGGAGCAACAATGACTTAAAGGATGCTTGGGGCAATCCAAGCCCTCTCCTAGGGATGCCTACGGCTGAAAGCAGTGGGATGATGCCTCAGTCTGTCCTCAGGGCATCAGAGGATGTCCCAAATATTACCCTTCCTCAGGCAGGGGATGGACTGAGCCCAAGGTTGGCATGGCTGAGGGGTTCACCCACCCATCCCTCTGCCAAATGACAGCCTTcgctctttctctcttccccacCTCAAAGCACACCTTGAACAATTTCCCCCTTTGCAGCTCATCTCCCCCCTTGGGTATTTGAGCAAATGGTTGTGTATAAGGTTGGATATTATAAAAATTTACCCTCAGAAcgggtggtcaggcactggcacaggctgcccgaGGAGTGAGGTGCTTGGAAACTACATGAGGTGGGTGCAGGTGCAGGTGTGCTGGCCCCACTCCTGGGCTCCTTGAGCCCCAGATACTCATGTCCAGTCCCATCTGAGTGGTGAAGGACAGATCAGTGTTATCCCAGGACATCTGCCTGCACTGTACCTGTGCACACTGGCAGAGGCATCAGGCTGGAGAGAAGTGGTTAACATGTGGGATGAGATGCAGTGATTTTCATATAGGGTCTATTCTGTTTGCTTGCGTGTTTGGGAGAGTGCTTCTGTGtaggaaggaaaggggaaaaggaaggggaaaaggaagggggaaagNNNNNNNNNNNNNNNNNNNNNNNNNNNNNNNNNNNNNNNNNNNNNNNNNNNNNNNNNNNNNNNNNNNNNNNNNNNNNNNNNNNNNNNNNNNNNNNNNNNNNNNNNNNNNNNNNNNNNNNNNNNNNNNNNNNNNNNggaaagaaagggggaaaggagaaaagagaaagggaaaatttgAAACCGAAGCCAATCTGGTTaatgtgcagctgctgcttcgCTCCTCACGCATCAGGAAGAGACGTTCACATTTCTCTTTACTGCATTTGATCTCTTCCCTCTGACACAGACACGCTTTTCTCCTGACTCTGCATACACTTGCTTTTTAGGAACGGCCTGTTTGTGAAAGCAGccagttcagcagcagagctgcgaGGTTGGTGGGGATTTTGCTTTCCGACCAGCAGCACCCCATGCAGAGCAGCGGCTGGCAAAGGGCTCGGGAGCAtgatgctgcagcaggcagcttgtGTCTGATCCTCCTGCTTTGTCACCCCCTGCCACACCTGGGTGAGCCACCAGGGAGGTGTTACAGTTACTGCGGCCAGGGCATGCATCTTGCCAACACATTCCCTTCTTGAGCTGCTTATCACAACCCAGCCTGgctcagcagtgccagcacaaaGCCAAATAACCCTTTCCAGAAAGCCAGCATGTGTGTCAGATCTGGCTCCGTCCCACCGGCTCATCAGCACAATGTCCCTAATGACGCAGGCTGCTATAATTAGACCCACGGGGGGCTGGCTTGCCCGAGTTGTGGTGCTTTGCCAGACGTGCTCAGCCTTTCCCTCTGCACTTCAGGTGTGGGAGCtcaaaccaacaaaaccacaCCAAAGCAGGCACTGGGCTACACCAGGGTTTTATGGAACttgggatggggtggggagaTGCCAGCACCTTTGGCCAAAGCACAagccctgagagcagcagagcattCCATAGGCTTGGGTTACAAGAGCTCTATAACCTGGATGTTCAGAGTCTATGCACTTCTTTTGCTGAATAATTTCATCGAGTcggactcaatgatctttgcGGGTCCTCATCTGTCCCCTCcaatttgggatattctatgattctaattttaTGGGCCAACCCCTATTCACGGGGATACGGATGGACAAAGGTCTAATCTCAGGACTCTGTTCTGCGAACCAAGAAAGACCCACACGCTATCTGAAGGTGGAGGATGAAGCAAGAACTTTAAGAAGTTACTTGAGCTACAAAGGGCACCTAATTGATACAGAAAGCCCTCACCCACCCTGTGCACTTGGAAAACACATGcaacagcactgagcagagaagTTGTGTGTACCCCatccttggaagcattcaaggccaagttggaaTGGATCCTGGGatgtagtggttggcaaccctgcccatggcaggggggctGGAGCTCAACGATCTTTAAAgccccctccaacctaagccattccatgatcCTATGATCTTGATTCTGGCGGCCCTCGACCAACTGAAAACTGCCCCATGTCCCTTACCTGTCCACGCTGATGATGCACAGCGTCATGATGGAGGCGGTGCAGCACATGACATCCATGGCGATGAACACGTTGCAAAACACCTTCCCGAAGAGCCACTCTCCCCCCACCAGGTCCGTGATGGTCACGAAGGGCATGACAGCGAAAGCCACCGACAGGTCGGCGGCCGCGAGGGACACCACCAGGTAGTTGGAAGGCTGCCGGAGCTTCTTGACAATGCAGACGGAGATGATGACCAGACCGTTGCCCGCGATGGTCATGAGGATGATGATGGAGAGCACCGCTCCGATGACGATCTTCTCGGTGTCCCCATAGAGCAGGATCTCCTCGCCGCAGTCCGTCGCGTTGGTGAGGTTGGAGGAAGGCAGGTCTGGCTCGGCAGGGGCGGAGGGTTCTTCAGTCATGAATGGATTCTGGAGTGACTCCCAAGCTGGATACTGCTGCTCTGCGTTCTCCACAAAGAGAAGATGGTGCTCCAGAAACCGCCGGGGGCTGCCCCTCAGCAGCATGCTCTGAGCTCACCGCAGCGGGCAACGGCACGGGCTTTCTCCCAGCAGTGGCACCTCCAACGgcaaagcagaacattttatCACACGCGGGCTAAGGAAATGAAATACCACCCTCCAGCCCTATCTCTTGCCTCCCGGAGCTGCAGATGGAGCTCATGTGCTCGGCGAGGAGCTGTTTCCCAAGTCTGCCTGAAGACGCACAGTTTGCTGGATCTGGAGGATGCTCGGAGGAAGCTCGCTCCACTTGTAAAGGAGCACAAGCTGCCCAGTCTTTCTGCAACGACTGCCTAATTGCCTGCATGCTTTTATAGGAGCACAGATAGCAGCAGCTGACTGCAATTGCTCACGGTATTAAGCACCGCTGCCAAGCCGTGCTGCTGGGCTTGCACTTCCCATGTGCATCCGTGCGCCCTGCACATACCATGGGGGAATGCAAGGGAGCGGCTGACaacacagccctcagccccgGCAGGGTGCCCGTGCACCGCCGGCTGCATCTCCTGCATGTGCCAGCGCACAAACTTCACCCTGCAAACCCATGCACGCGGCGTGCAGTGCCGACGCACCGAGCTGCAGCGGGAGCACACGCAGCATCGCTGCCCCCGGTGCCGCGTCCGGGagaggggagggctggggcaTCCCTGAGCTGTGGGGTCCCCgatgtaaatatttatatgtataaatatatacatataacaTCACCCCTGCAAATATTTCCTCACCACCAATGGGGAAACTTCGGGGCAAGGCTCACCCTAAACAGAGCTCCCAGCATCGCGCACGCCCTGcatcctcctctttctgctttccccTTGAAGGGAGTTTTATTTAAACCCAAGCAACCCCGCATCCCCCTCTTCCCCTTTTCGCATCCTCGCCCCCCCGGGGGTGATGGGGGTCCCGCCTCACCTGTGCCAAAGGGGTGAGACATCCTCCAGGCGAACCCCGCGATCTCCGGGCAGGAGAGGAACCGAGAGCCCCCGGAGCATCatcctctctcccctccccgGTCCCACCCCCTGCCCGCCCCCCCAAACCCTCCTCTCCCAACCGCTCTGCCCGAGCCCCGGGAAGAGCAAGGAGAgcacgggggggggggacaaAAGCAACGGCTGGGGTCGGTTCAAGCCCCgtggggagctggggggcacAGCTGGAAGTTGGGCAGCCACCTCCGAGCTCGGTGCTGCGGGTGAAACGCAGCCCTGGGGGCGTGCAGGACAGTCAGCATCCTTCCCCACTTCTTTTTGCTGAAAGGAATTATTTTGCAggagggtggtggtggtgatggggaTTCTATCCCTGTTCCgtgcctttttgttttttttcttccttttttccccccctccgTGCCGGTAGGAGGTCCCATATTCATACAGCTCCGTGCTAAAGAGATGAGAACAGCTCAGGGCTGAGCCTTCCGCtaaggaaatggaaacagaggaaaacCCAACCAGGCAGGAGCACGCagccacctccatgggctcaaCACTCTGTTAGCTGGGGGAGCACTGGGTGCCTCTTCCCTGGGGGGACAACATGGGCCCAGGTCCCTTTCCTTGCTCCATCCCACACTCCCTGGTGAGAAGCACGCAAAGCAGTGGGTATCAGAGCAATTAGCACCCTTGGAAATTGCTAACCAAGGCCCAGCATCGTGGAGAACACAACTGGGGAACACAATGGGCATCCTCCCTGCAGGGAGCTTCGAGGTGCTTGGTTGGAGCCACTGCCAAGGGGTGTGTGGGTGATGTTCTGCTACAGACACCTCCAAGCATGGAGAAGCCAAATCGTAgactggcttgggttggaagggacctcaaagatcatctagttccaagtCCATCTGCCCACCCCAGCCCTATGCAAGGGTGCAGCACCCATGGGTTGACGATGGGGAAAAGCAGCTTTAACCCAAGGTGCAGAACGCTGTGATAACTCAAGTTGCTGCCAGATGTTCCCTTCATAGTGCACCTGTAAGAgaagctgtgctgagctgaacTGGGGCTAAGGCTGCGCTTACCACTTGTGTTTCTCCTTCGCTGCTCAAGCATCGCAGTGTGTGTGGGAGGTTGGCTAAAATAGCTGCCTCGCCAGGGCAGGCTGAGCTGAAGCAATGGCTCTCTTGCATTTTGCAGCAGAGGAGTGGTTGCTGCAGCCAGGTGTtaggatgggatggggctgACCCCAGCCCTGAAAGAGCCCTTCCTGGAGAAAGATCCAAGGGTTTTGGAGAAGCAAGTCCAGCCCTCAGCAGGAGgcttggaactaggtgatctttgaggtcccttccaacccaagccagtcTACGGTTTGGCTTCTCCATGCTTGGAGGTGTCTGTAGCAGAACATCACCCACACAGCCCTTGGCAATGGCTCCAACCAAGCACCTCGAGGTGAACGCATCGCAACAAAATCCACTTTTTGACCTTGTGGGAGGGAAACCTGCAGCAGGGGAATGTCTCTGGACAGCACCACGAAGCACGTTGGTTTTCCCCCTCCAGCAGACAAGAGAGGAACCAAGTGGCCCAACCTCTGCCCAGCTGTGTTATTCCATCTTCACATACCAGTGGCCATTGAAGCGGCTATTTTAATAACTATTTTAATTGTCAACATTAATCTCTATTATCTCTAATGACAAGGTAAAAGTTATTAATATGCAAATTCTGAGAAATCTCATTAACTCCAAGGTCCTCAAGCTCCCAAAGTTTGTGGGATTAGCATCCCAAATCAGGCTTTCCTGCACTGCAGGTGGTGATATTTCCTCCTGTGAGGAGGTAGGACCAGCCCAGAGGGATAAATTTAATCACTTCTCCCTATCAGTTTTCAAGGAGCATCGGTAAGGATTGCTCTTGCCCCCAGGGAGTATCTAAACCCTCTCTGATTTGGAAACAGGGGAGTGGACGACAACCTGGCCACTGGCAGACCTCATGCTGCTTCACTGTTGGCTGTGGTCAGGGATGAGGTGTCACCTCCCCCACAGGGGTTCCCCCAAAGACATCCCTGTCTCCTGATGGGTGtagaagcccagctcccagaGGTGATCTTCCAGCAAAGACCATCTGGGTGTGGTGGGTACCCAAGAAGTGGTTTAGGTCTCCCAGATAtggcacagaactgcagcaaatgAACCAGATGCTTGAGATGTCTAAGATGGCAATGGAACACTTCCTTCAAAAAACAATCCACAATGCTAGAAAGGGAAAAGCGTATTCAAAGAAGAGTCCCTAAATGAGATATGTGGATATAGAAAGGGATCAGTTTTGGTTGGACCAGGACAGGATTTCTTCACCTTCTTTCTTGCCATGAAGCCTTCAGTCCAGCCCAGCATCCCCCACCTTCCCATTTCTTTGGCTTCCCCACAGCAGCAATATAGGGCATTACCTTTCtgcagaatcatggaatcattaaggttggaaaagaccactaagatcatcaagcccaaccatcaacccattgcCACCGTGCTCACAAAACCATGGCCCTCAGAAACCCATCCTCAGGGAAGGAGGTAGAGGCACAGAGATGGGACACTGC of the Numida meleagris isolate 19003 breed g44 Domestic line chromosome 4, NumMel1.0, whole genome shotgun sequence genome contains:
- the LOC110398647 gene encoding 5-hydroxytryptamine receptor 7-like, which produces MLLRGSPRRFLEHHLLFVENAEQQYPAWESLQNPFMTEEPSAPAEPDLPSSNLTNATDCGEEILLYGDTEKIVIGAVLSIIILMTIAGNGLVIISVCIVKKLRQPSNYLVVSLAAADLSVAFAVMPFVTITDLVGGEWLFGKVFCNVFIAMDVMCCTASIMTLCIISVDRYLGITRPLTYPVRQNGKLMAKMVFIVWLLSASITLPPLFGWAKNVTVERVCLISQDFGYTVYSTGVAFYIPMAVMLVMYSQIYKAAKVSAEKHRFMNFPKHYEEEGVYCLEASSRGHPSSKRTKAVEECATLSKLLRQDRKNISIFKREQKAARTLGIILGAFTFCWLPFFLMSTARPFICGIHCSCLPLRLERTLLWLGYTNSLINPLIYAFFNRDLRTTFWNLLRCRYRNINRRLSAASMHEALKATERHECIL